From the genome of Labrus bergylta chromosome 4, fLabBer1.1, whole genome shotgun sequence, one region includes:
- the yme1l1b gene encoding ATP-dependent zinc metalloprotease YME1L1b isoform X1, with translation MFSFTVQPQVTVPLSHLINVLNSMKSSVGSSSSVTYKSRKHKEHVSIPELHCTEPLWNMRELGLSDLGSQQLKELVNSVFPSPQEASLSQTSWRTSHLSTHSFFYNKHGFSYAGRPVSAQVFSRQHSSPLNCVVTELQYGPVWVQSRGFKTLRTKTRRLQSGLERPLESEGFTPSFMKGFLSRDKGLEVESLDSILKNKNIPDGQQDAFKRGFAEGFLKAQALTQRTQDSLRRTRLILLILLLVGLYGISKTPFISVRFRTTTGLDSAVDPVQMKNVTFEHVKGVEEAKNELQDVVEFLKNPQKFTALGGKLPKGVLLVGPPGTGKTLLARAVAGEADVPFYYASGSEFDEMFVGVGASRIRNLFREAKGNAPCVIFIDELDSVGGKRIESPMHPYSRQTINQLLAEMDGFKTNEGVIVIGATNFPEALDNALIRPGRFDMQVTVPKPDVKGRTEILNWYLKKIKVDPSVEASIIARGTVGFSGADLENLVNQAALKAAVDGKDMVTLKELEFAQDKILMGPERRSAVIDKKNKQITAYHESGHAIVAYYTKDAMPINKATIMPRGPSLGHVSMLPENDVWSETRSQLLAQMDVSMGGRVAEEIIFGHEYITTGASSDFDSATKIAKMMVTRCGMSEKLGVMTYTDMTAQSPETQAAVENEVRVLLKESYDRAKALLKSHAKEHKNLADALLMYETLDAKEIQLVLEGKTLNTS, from the exons atgttttctttcacgGTCCAACCACAG GTGACTGTACCACTTAGTCATCTTATAAATGTCCTCAACTCAATGAAGAGCTCAGTgggaagcagcagcagtgtcaCCTACAAATCAAGAAAACACAAGGAGCACGTGTCAATCCCAGAACTACACTGCACAGAG cccTTGTGGAACATGCGTGAACTTGGCTTATCAGACCTGGGATCACagcagctgaaggagctggTGAACAGCGTGTTCCCGAGTCCACAGGAGGCGTCTCTTTCACAGACTTCCTGGAGGACCTCCCATCTATCCACACACTCATTTTTCTACAATAAACATG GTTTCTCATACGCTGGGAGGCCTGTGTCGGCCCAAGTGTTTTCTAGGCAGCACTCCTCACCTCTCAACTGTGTTGTCACCGAGCTACAATACGGGCCAG TATGGGTCCAGAGCAGAGGTTTTAAAACATTGAGGACCAAAACCAGACGACTGCAGTCAGGCCTTGAGCGCCCTCTGGAGTCTGAAGGGTTCACACCATCTTTTATGAAG GGTTTTCTGTCACGTGATAAGGGCTTGGAAGTTGAAAGTCTGGACAGCATTTTGAAGAACAAGAACATACCTGATGGACAGCAAGATGCTTTCAAACGGGGGTTCGCTGAAGGCTTCCTGAAGGCCCAAGCCCTGACACAACGCACACAAG ACTCTCTCAGGAGGACTCGTCTCATCCTGTTGATCCTGCTTCTTGTGGGGCTCTATGGGATTTCTAAGACCCCCTTTATATCGG TGCGGTTCCGAACCACAACAGGCCTGGACTCGGCGGTGGACCCAGTCCAGatgaaaaatgtgacatttgaaCACGTCAAAGGGGTAGAAGAGGCTAAGAATGAGCTGCAAGACGTGGTGGAGTTCCTTAAAAACCCACAGAAGTTCACCGCATTGGGAGGAAAACTGCCAAAAG GTGTTCTATTGGTTGGTCCTCCTGGGACTGGAAAAACTCTACTGGCCAGAGCGGTGGCAGGAGAGGCAGACGTACCTTTCTATTATGCCTCTGGGTCTGAGTTTGATGAGATGTTTGTTGGAGTGGGAGCCAGCCGCATCAGGAACCTTTTTA GGGAGGCTAAAGGTAATGCTCCCTGTGTGATCTTCATTGATGAGCTGGACAGTGTGGGTGGGAAAAGGATCGAGTCTCCCATGCACCCTTACTCCAGACAGACTATCAATCAACTTCTTGCTGAGATGGACGG GTTTAAAACAAACGAAGGCGTGATCGTCATTGGAGCCACAAACTTCCCAGAGGCTTTGGATAA TGCCCTTATCCGCCCGGGACGCTTCGACATGCAGGTGACTGTCCCCAAACCAGACGTGAAGGGACGCACAGAGATCCTCAACTGGTATCTGAAGAAGATCAAAGTTGATCCTt CTGTTGAGGCAAGCATTATTGCCCGGGGCACAGTGGGCTTCTCAGGCGCTGACCTGGAAAATCTGGTTAATCAGGCCGCCTTGAAGGCAGCAGTCGATGGCAAAGACATGGTCACTTTGAAGGAGCTGGAGTTTGCTCAAGACAAAATCCTCATGG GGCCTGAGAGAAGGAGTGCAGTAATAGACAAAAAGAACAAGCAAATCACAGCATACCATGAATCAGGCCATGCAATCGTAGCTTACTACACGAAAGACGCCATGCCCATCAATAAGGCCACCATCATGCCCAGAGGCCCCAGCCTGGGACAT gtgtcAATGCTCCCAGAGAATGATGTCTGGAGTGAGACTCGTTCTCAGCTTCTGGCCCAGATGGATGTCAGCATGGGCGGTCGTGTAGCAGAGGAGATTATCTTCGGCCATGAGTACATCACTACTG GTGCATCAAGTGACTTTGACAGTGCTACAAAGATTGCCAAGATGATGGTGACCAGATGTGGAATGAGTGAAAAG TTAGGAGTGATGACCTATACTGACATGACAGCACAAAGCCCAGAGACACAAGCGGCTGTGGAGAACGAAGTCAGGGTCTTATTAAAG GAGTCCTATGATCGCGCCAAAGCCCTGCTGAAGTCTCATGCCAAAGAGCACAAGAACCTGGCAGATGCTCTGCTCATGTACGAGACTTTGGACGCCAAAGAGATCCAGCTGGTCCTGGAAGGAAAGACCCTTAATACCAGTTGA
- the yme1l1b gene encoding ATP-dependent zinc metalloprotease YME1L1b isoform X2, with protein MFSFTVQPQVTVPLSHLINVLNSMKSSVGSSSSVTYKSRKHKEHVSIPELHCTEPLWNMRELGLSDLGSQQLKELVNSVFPSPQEASLSQTSWRTSHLSTHSFFYNKHGFSYAGRPVSAQVFSRQHSSPLNCVVTELQYGPVWVQSRGFKTLRTKTRRLQSGLERPLESEGFTPSFMKGFLSRDKGLEVESLDSILKNKNIPDGQQDAFKRGFAEGFLKAQALTQRTQDSLRRTRLILLILLLVGLYGISKTPFISGLDSAVDPVQMKNVTFEHVKGVEEAKNELQDVVEFLKNPQKFTALGGKLPKGVLLVGPPGTGKTLLARAVAGEADVPFYYASGSEFDEMFVGVGASRIRNLFREAKGNAPCVIFIDELDSVGGKRIESPMHPYSRQTINQLLAEMDGFKTNEGVIVIGATNFPEALDNALIRPGRFDMQVTVPKPDVKGRTEILNWYLKKIKVDPSVEASIIARGTVGFSGADLENLVNQAALKAAVDGKDMVTLKELEFAQDKILMGPERRSAVIDKKNKQITAYHESGHAIVAYYTKDAMPINKATIMPRGPSLGHVSMLPENDVWSETRSQLLAQMDVSMGGRVAEEIIFGHEYITTGASSDFDSATKIAKMMVTRCGMSEKLGVMTYTDMTAQSPETQAAVENEVRVLLKESYDRAKALLKSHAKEHKNLADALLMYETLDAKEIQLVLEGKTLNTS; from the exons atgttttctttcacgGTCCAACCACAG GTGACTGTACCACTTAGTCATCTTATAAATGTCCTCAACTCAATGAAGAGCTCAGTgggaagcagcagcagtgtcaCCTACAAATCAAGAAAACACAAGGAGCACGTGTCAATCCCAGAACTACACTGCACAGAG cccTTGTGGAACATGCGTGAACTTGGCTTATCAGACCTGGGATCACagcagctgaaggagctggTGAACAGCGTGTTCCCGAGTCCACAGGAGGCGTCTCTTTCACAGACTTCCTGGAGGACCTCCCATCTATCCACACACTCATTTTTCTACAATAAACATG GTTTCTCATACGCTGGGAGGCCTGTGTCGGCCCAAGTGTTTTCTAGGCAGCACTCCTCACCTCTCAACTGTGTTGTCACCGAGCTACAATACGGGCCAG TATGGGTCCAGAGCAGAGGTTTTAAAACATTGAGGACCAAAACCAGACGACTGCAGTCAGGCCTTGAGCGCCCTCTGGAGTCTGAAGGGTTCACACCATCTTTTATGAAG GGTTTTCTGTCACGTGATAAGGGCTTGGAAGTTGAAAGTCTGGACAGCATTTTGAAGAACAAGAACATACCTGATGGACAGCAAGATGCTTTCAAACGGGGGTTCGCTGAAGGCTTCCTGAAGGCCCAAGCCCTGACACAACGCACACAAG ACTCTCTCAGGAGGACTCGTCTCATCCTGTTGATCCTGCTTCTTGTGGGGCTCTATGGGATTTCTAAGACCCCCTTTATATCGG GCCTGGACTCGGCGGTGGACCCAGTCCAGatgaaaaatgtgacatttgaaCACGTCAAAGGGGTAGAAGAGGCTAAGAATGAGCTGCAAGACGTGGTGGAGTTCCTTAAAAACCCACAGAAGTTCACCGCATTGGGAGGAAAACTGCCAAAAG GTGTTCTATTGGTTGGTCCTCCTGGGACTGGAAAAACTCTACTGGCCAGAGCGGTGGCAGGAGAGGCAGACGTACCTTTCTATTATGCCTCTGGGTCTGAGTTTGATGAGATGTTTGTTGGAGTGGGAGCCAGCCGCATCAGGAACCTTTTTA GGGAGGCTAAAGGTAATGCTCCCTGTGTGATCTTCATTGATGAGCTGGACAGTGTGGGTGGGAAAAGGATCGAGTCTCCCATGCACCCTTACTCCAGACAGACTATCAATCAACTTCTTGCTGAGATGGACGG GTTTAAAACAAACGAAGGCGTGATCGTCATTGGAGCCACAAACTTCCCAGAGGCTTTGGATAA TGCCCTTATCCGCCCGGGACGCTTCGACATGCAGGTGACTGTCCCCAAACCAGACGTGAAGGGACGCACAGAGATCCTCAACTGGTATCTGAAGAAGATCAAAGTTGATCCTt CTGTTGAGGCAAGCATTATTGCCCGGGGCACAGTGGGCTTCTCAGGCGCTGACCTGGAAAATCTGGTTAATCAGGCCGCCTTGAAGGCAGCAGTCGATGGCAAAGACATGGTCACTTTGAAGGAGCTGGAGTTTGCTCAAGACAAAATCCTCATGG GGCCTGAGAGAAGGAGTGCAGTAATAGACAAAAAGAACAAGCAAATCACAGCATACCATGAATCAGGCCATGCAATCGTAGCTTACTACACGAAAGACGCCATGCCCATCAATAAGGCCACCATCATGCCCAGAGGCCCCAGCCTGGGACAT gtgtcAATGCTCCCAGAGAATGATGTCTGGAGTGAGACTCGTTCTCAGCTTCTGGCCCAGATGGATGTCAGCATGGGCGGTCGTGTAGCAGAGGAGATTATCTTCGGCCATGAGTACATCACTACTG GTGCATCAAGTGACTTTGACAGTGCTACAAAGATTGCCAAGATGATGGTGACCAGATGTGGAATGAGTGAAAAG TTAGGAGTGATGACCTATACTGACATGACAGCACAAAGCCCAGAGACACAAGCGGCTGTGGAGAACGAAGTCAGGGTCTTATTAAAG GAGTCCTATGATCGCGCCAAAGCCCTGCTGAAGTCTCATGCCAAAGAGCACAAGAACCTGGCAGATGCTCTGCTCATGTACGAGACTTTGGACGCCAAAGAGATCCAGCTGGTCCTGGAAGGAAAGACCCTTAATACCAGTTGA